From the Chryseobacterium fluminis genome, the window CATTGGTGTAAAAGCCATCCGATGGGTCGCCAGAAGCATTCCGAAATGGGCCGCAAAAAAAGGCACGAAAACCACTAACCATTACCTGGGTCAGCTCATCAGGATGCAGGAGGAAATCGGCACCGGCGGTGGCGGTTTCAGGTTTATTTACGGAGCATTCCTGCAGGAGGCAGCTATTATTCTTAAGAACGATCAGCTGAATGAATTGTCAATCGAAATTACAGCCATCGGTGATCTTTGGAGAGATTTTGCAGTAGACATCGCCAGAGTTTACAAAAACAGAAATTCAAAAAGCGATATTTATAATCAACTTTCAAGGACCATGCTTCACATTGCAGATCTGGAAGAAGCTTTCTATAAAAAACTGAGAAAAGCGATTTAATGGAGAATTTTATTGAGATTAAAAATTTATATAAAAAATATAAAAATGCAGATGATTTCTCTGTAAATGATATCTCGCTGACTATTGATAAGAACGAAATCTACGGTATTCTGGGGCCTAACGGAGCCGGAAAAACCACTTTGATATCTATGCTTTCAGGCTTAATAAAACCCACTTCCGGAAGCTTTACCATCAGTGGCCTGTCCCCTCAGAAAGAGGGTTATAAATTAAGGCAGATTATTGGGATTGTTCCTCAGGAATATGCCCTGTATCCAACACTGACAGCTAAAGAAAATTTAATGTTCTTCGGAAGTCTTTACGGTTTAAGTCACAAAAAGCTAAGGAATGCCATTGATGAGTCACTGGAAATCATGGGCCTGTCAAAATTTGCCGATAAAAAAGTAGAACAGTTTTCAGGAGGAATGAAGCGCCGCTGTAATCTTATTGCAGGAACCCTGCATCACCCGAAAGTTCTGTTTTTGGACGAACCTACCGTTGGCGTTGATGTTCAGTCCAAAAAAGCAATCATCGATTATCTTCTTGAGCTTAATAAAAAAGGAACCTGTATTATTTATACCTCACATCACCTGTCGGAAGCAGAGGAGTTCTGCACCAAAATAGCGATCATCGATCATGGGAAAATACATGCGGTCGGAACTCCTGAAGAACTGGTAAACAGAGTGACAGGCTCTGAAAATCTAGAAGATGTTTTCATTTCATTAACCGGAAAAGAATTAAGAGATGTTGTATAAATTGTGGAGAAGTTTTGTTAAGGAAATTCTTTTACTGAAAAGAGATATTGGCGGGATCGTTATTATTTTTGTGATGCCGTTGTTACTCATTATCACGATCACCCTGATTCAGGATTCTACTTTCAAGAATCTTGAAGGCTCAAAAATCCCGATCATTTTTATTGATAACGATAAATCTGAGATTTCAAAAAATATAAAATACGAACTTGAAAGCAGCAAAACTTTTGAACTTCTGACCCATTATAATGAAAAATCAGCACAGGATGCCGTTTTTTCAGGAGACTATCAGATGGCTATCGTTATTCCTGAAAATTTAACCACAGATTTAAATGCTGAGATAGAATCCAAAGTCAAGACGATTGTAAGTTCGTTCGGTCTCGAGGAAAATTCAGATAAAGCAAAGTTGAAAACGGTGAAAGCCAAAGACATTCATTTATATTTTGATCCTGCGACTAACGCAGGTTTCAAAAACAATGTGATGAATGCGGTTAATAAAATGGTTTTTGAGATCGAGAATAAAAAGATTTACAAAGCTTTCCAGGATCAGTTGGGAACCACCGAAAATCTTGAAGAAAATAAAAACTTAATCAGCTTTAAAGAGATCACTCCTAAAAAGGGAGCCATGGAAACCATTCCCAACTCCGTTCAGCATAACGTTCCGGCCTGGGCACTGTTTGCCATTTTCTTTATTGTCGTGCCTCTGTCTATTAATCTGGTTAAAGAAAAAAGCCAGGGAACCAGCGTAAGAGCCAGGATAAGCCCAACTCCTTATTTTGTGCATATTTTAGGGAAGACATTTACCTATCTTATCATCTGTATCATCCAGTTTTTATTGATGGTAGCAGTAGGAATTTACCTGTTTCCGTACATGGATTTGCCACAGTTTGATGTTACCGGAAAAATGTTCCAGCTTATGGTAGTGACTTTATTTTCAGGTCTGGCTGCCATTGGGTTTGGTGTTTTATTGGGAACTGTTGCTGATACCCAGGAACAGTCGGCTCCATTTGGCGCGACATCCGTTGTCGTATTAGCCGCAATCGGAGGAATCTGGGTCCCGGTTTTTTTAATGCCTGAATTTATGCAGACCATTGCCAAATTCTCGCCAATGAACTGGGGACTGAATGCTTACTATGATATTATTCTGAGAAACAGCGGAATCGGCGGAATCGCAAAAGAATTGTCGTTCCTCTTTTTATTCTATCTTGCCATGGTGGGTATTTCATTAATTTACGAAAGAAAACAAAATGCAGTCTAAAGAAGAAATTATATTACAGTGTACAGAACAGGTAAGGGTGCGATTTAACGAAACTGATCCCCTGGGAATTGTCTGGCACGGACATTACATCGTCTATTTCGAAGACGGGAGAGAAGCTTTCGGGAGGCAGCACGGCTTAACCTATCTTGATATTCAGAATGCCGGATTTGTAACACCGATCGTGAAAAGTACCTGTGAACATTTTCTTCCTTTAAAATATGGCGAAACATTCAATATTGTAACGACTTTCGTAAATGCTGCTTCAGCAAAATTGATCTATCGGTACGAGCTTTTTAATGAAGACCACAAATTAGTATGCTCCGGAGAAACGATCCAGGTGTTTCTGGATGCTGATAACAAGTTGTGTCTGTATAATCCTGATTTTTTTCAGGCATGGAAAGATAAAATGGGCTTATCATGAAAAACGAAGTGTACATTACAGATTATAACTGTGTCACGCCTTTAGGCTTTGATATTCCGTCTAACTGGACTGCCCTTCTCACAGGAAAGTCGGGCGTAGCTCTACATAAAATTATAGAAAATCAGGAGCCTTTTTTCGCTTCGGTTCTGGATCCTGAAAAATTGGAAGAAGAGTTTAACAAAAACTTCGACGATTCAGATTTCACAAAGCTTGAAAAAATGTTTTTGCTGAGTTTAAAACCTTTGGTGGAAAGACACCCTATTTCAGATAAAACCGCTTTTATTTTATCGACAACCAAAGGGAATATCAGCCTGCTGAAAAATCAGGAGACTTTACCGGAAGGAGTTTTCCTGTCGAATTTAGCTCAGAAAATTGCTGATTTTTTCGGATTTACAGTAAAACCGATTGTCATCTCCAATGCTTGTGTTTCCGGAGTAATGGCCATTGCTGTGGCGAAAAATATGATTCAGGCAGGACAATACAAGGATGCATTTGTTATCGCCGGAGACGAAATTTCGGAGTTTGTCATTTCAGGCTTTAATTCTTTTCAGGCCATTGGAACAGAAGTCTGCAAACCTTACGATAAAAACCGTAACGGAATCAAT encodes:
- a CDS encoding ABC transporter ATP-binding protein, with amino-acid sequence MENFIEIKNLYKKYKNADDFSVNDISLTIDKNEIYGILGPNGAGKTTLISMLSGLIKPTSGSFTISGLSPQKEGYKLRQIIGIVPQEYALYPTLTAKENLMFFGSLYGLSHKKLRNAIDESLEIMGLSKFADKKVEQFSGGMKRRCNLIAGTLHHPKVLFLDEPTVGVDVQSKKAIIDYLLELNKKGTCIIYTSHHLSEAEEFCTKIAIIDHGKIHAVGTPEELVNRVTGSENLEDVFISLTGKELRDVV
- a CDS encoding ABC transporter permease, with product MLYKLWRSFVKEILLLKRDIGGIVIIFVMPLLLIITITLIQDSTFKNLEGSKIPIIFIDNDKSEISKNIKYELESSKTFELLTHYNEKSAQDAVFSGDYQMAIVIPENLTTDLNAEIESKVKTIVSSFGLEENSDKAKLKTVKAKDIHLYFDPATNAGFKNNVMNAVNKMVFEIENKKIYKAFQDQLGTTENLEENKNLISFKEITPKKGAMETIPNSVQHNVPAWALFAIFFIVVPLSINLVKEKSQGTSVRARISPTPYFVHILGKTFTYLIICIIQFLLMVAVGIYLFPYMDLPQFDVTGKMFQLMVVTLFSGLAAIGFGVLLGTVADTQEQSAPFGATSVVVLAAIGGIWVPVFLMPEFMQTIAKFSPMNWGLNAYYDIILRNSGIGGIAKELSFLFLFYLAMVGISLIYERKQNAV
- a CDS encoding acyl-CoA thioesterase, whose translation is MQSKEEIILQCTEQVRVRFNETDPLGIVWHGHYIVYFEDGREAFGRQHGLTYLDIQNAGFVTPIVKSTCEHFLPLKYGETFNIVTTFVNAASAKLIYRYELFNEDHKLVCSGETIQVFLDADNKLCLYNPDFFQAWKDKMGLS
- a CDS encoding beta-ketoacyl synthase N-terminal-like domain-containing protein, whose product is MKNEVYITDYNCVTPLGFDIPSNWTALLTGKSGVALHKIIENQEPFFASVLDPEKLEEEFNKNFDDSDFTKLEKMFLLSLKPLVERHPISDKTAFILSTTKGNISLLKNQETLPEGVFLSNLAQKIADFFGFTVKPIVISNACVSGVMAIAVAKNMIQAGQYKDAFVIAGDEISEFVISGFNSFQAIGTEVCKPYDKNRNGINIGEAAAAVYMTSHCEKRSNEAISNGKFSFKVSGDSAVNDANHISGPSRTGDGLFASIKNAMTEANISAEEIDFISAHGTATIYNDEMEAIAFNRMGLQHVPLNSMKAYYGHCLGASGLLESIISMESALTSTLIPSKNFEETGTSQPLNIIRENQPAEIRSILKTASGFGGCNAAIVLEKV